A DNA window from Malus domestica chromosome 12, GDT2T_hap1 contains the following coding sequences:
- the LOC139190195 gene encoding uncharacterized protein, producing the protein MHKTASLPKCALKQLKDSILDGTHPHADFLRKKCGLTLRNYGDRVPLGESSPRLNESCSNAQNMGIKGSADPLNIEHESKQSEEDPDNANLLPSKRNRIASDARIMADENCSSVNVSDDWNIISKKMKCDASYVLQSTEQNQIRLHGKELLGDLSERERCDFAENQMGTMDGSTALENGRDDCTSSNRCGQSNGDAVHKSQSENHLNATSMPQDKSLDEAHQYSCVDQTKHDSCLHLEPRVSSVAPPDGTQHKGSAKVFNFNNNNNNNNNNKAFSH; encoded by the exons ATGCACAAAACAGCTTCTTTGCCTAAATGTGCATTGAAACAG CTGAAGGATTCAATCCTTGATGGTACACATCCACATGCGGATTTCTTGAGAAAAAAGTGCGGTTTAACACTTAGAAATTATGGTGATAGAGTTCCTTTGGGAGAGAGTAGTCCTAGGCTCAATGAGAGTTGCTCTAATGCTCAAAACATGGGAATTAAAGGAAGCGCAGATCCTCTGAATATTGAGCATGAGAGTAAACAATCGGAAGAAGACCCAGATAATGCAAATCTTTTGCCTTCCAAAAGGAATAGGATTGCCTCAGATGCTCGAATTATGGCAGATGAAAATTGTAGTAGTGTAAATGTTTCTGATGATTGGAACATCATATCAAAGAAGATGAAGTGTGATGCCTCTTATGTTTTACAGTCTACAGAGCAGAACCAAATTCGTTTGCATGGAAAAGAACTATTGGGAGATTTATCTGAGAGGGAAAGGTGCGACTTTGCAGAAAATCAGATGGGAACGATGGATGGAAGCACGGCCTTAGAGAATGGTCGTGATGATTGTACTTCCTCAAATAGATGTGGACAGAGCAATGGCGATGCAGTCCATAAGAGTCAGTCAGAAAATCATCTTAATGCCACTTCAATGCCTCAAGATAAATCTTTGGATGAAGCCCATCAATATTCATGTGTTGATCAAACCAAACACGATAGCTGTCTTCATCTGGAGCCAAGAGTATCAAGTGTTGCTCCTCCAGATGGAACCCAACACAAGGGTTCTGCTAAAGTTTTCAAttttaacaacaacaacaacaacaacaacaacaacaaagccttttcccactaa